The Deltaproteobacteria bacterium PRO3 genome has a segment encoding these proteins:
- a CDS encoding DUF502 domain-containing protein: MSFNNFRVKKFLKQSFMAGVLTLLPIAGTIWLLKALIFTAEDFSRSFIPARWHPEQILGRDIPGIGLLIALILILLTGTFTRFYLGRKLVEMGDRLFDRIPLGRGIYKAIKQFLNTVAGDSEKSFRRVVLVEFPSPGTYVLGFVTGTASGEVQDKTQERVLNVFVPTTPNPTTGFFFMMPERKLTPLSMPVDEAFKLLISGGVVVKESLEKSPPQP; the protein is encoded by the coding sequence ATGTCCTTTAATAATTTCCGCGTGAAGAAATTCCTCAAGCAATCTTTTATGGCGGGGGTCTTGACCCTCCTGCCCATCGCCGGGACCATCTGGCTGCTCAAGGCCCTGATCTTCACCGCCGAAGACTTTTCCCGTTCCTTTATCCCGGCGCGATGGCACCCCGAGCAGATCCTGGGCCGCGATATCCCCGGCATCGGCCTGCTGATCGCCTTGATCCTGATCTTGCTCACCGGCACCTTCACCCGGTTTTACCTGGGGCGGAAGCTCGTCGAGATGGGCGACCGTCTCTTCGACCGCATCCCCTTGGGCCGCGGCATCTACAAGGCCATCAAGCAGTTCCTGAACACCGTCGCCGGCGATTCGGAAAAGAGCTTCCGCCGCGTGGTTTTGGTGGAGTTCCCCTCGCCGGGGACTTATGTCCTGGGTTTCGTCACGGGCACCGCCTCCGGCGAGGTCCAAGACAAGACGCAAGAGCGCGTCCTCAACGTCTTCGTCCCCACCACGCCCAATCCCACCACCGGCTTCTTCTTCATGATGCCGGAGCGCAAGCTGACGCCGCTCTCCATGCCGGTCGACGAGGCCTTCAAGCTGCTGATCAGCGGCGGCGTAGTGGTGAAGGAATCCCTCGAGAAATCGCCCCCACAGCCCTAG
- a CDS encoding DUF2490 domain-containing protein, translated as MPGISRPRICSGCHRAGIKEREKSSAVKIRALSSQMVPAMGRRVKTPAIKDCLRNFFTRKLLKDIPRDVTINLPILVQKDLAIPHFSPKTDPGKEALMKRGLGILLVFFLFATVGVARAKENDFQLWTELKISHAFGKSPWTLHWATENRFKNNVSDYLLFNTTLGFDYKILKWLKGGFFYRFEKQVGKDYENRIFPQFELSKQFGAVELSNRQRFEIRFFPDDTVFRYRARFRIAFPIKTSPVSFKPFISEEIFLEPGKGDFNQNRVMAGNTFGFRKDKITFDLYYLLRSSAEKDTPTGKNWIQAHVLGTSLGFKF; from the coding sequence ATGCCGGGGATATCGCGGCCCAGGATCTGCTCGGGGTGCCATCGCGCCGGGATAAAGGAACGGGAAAAGTCTTCGGCGGTGAAGATCAGGGCCTTGAGCAGCCAGATGGTCCCGGCGATGGGCAGGAGGGTCAAGACCCCCGCCATAAAAGATTGCTTGAGGAATTTCTTCACGCGGAAATTATTAAAGGACATCCCCCGCGATGTCACAATAAATTTACCGATTCTTGTGCAAAAAGACTTGGCGATCCCCCATTTTTCCCCGAAAACGGACCCTGGTAAGGAGGCGCTTATGAAACGGGGATTGGGGATATTGCTGGTTTTTTTCCTGTTCGCGACGGTCGGAGTCGCCCGGGCCAAGGAGAACGACTTCCAGCTCTGGACTGAGCTGAAGATCAGCCACGCCTTCGGAAAAAGCCCTTGGACCCTGCACTGGGCGACCGAAAATCGCTTCAAGAACAACGTCTCGGATTATCTGCTTTTCAACACCACGCTGGGCTTCGATTACAAGATCTTGAAGTGGTTGAAGGGCGGATTTTTCTACCGCTTCGAGAAGCAAGTGGGAAAGGACTATGAAAATCGGATTTTTCCGCAATTCGAGCTCTCCAAGCAATTCGGAGCGGTCGAGTTGAGCAACCGGCAGCGCTTCGAGATCCGTTTTTTCCCGGACGACACCGTCTTCCGCTATCGCGCGCGCTTCCGGATCGCCTTCCCGATCAAGACCTCGCCGGTGTCCTTCAAGCCCTTCATCTCCGAGGAGATCTTCCTCGAGCCGGGCAAGGGCGATTTCAATCAGAACCGCGTCATGGCCGGCAATACCTTCGGTTTCCGGAAGGATAAGATCACTTTCGATCTATACTACTTGTTGCGCAGCTCGGCGGAGAAGGACACGCCAACCGGCAAGAATTGGATCCAGGCCCATGTCCTGGGTACGTCACTGGGATTTAAGTTCTAA